In Saccharicrinis fermentans DSM 9555 = JCM 21142, a genomic segment contains:
- a CDS encoding glycosyl hydrolase family 28 protein → MNLFRFLQGLIIVLFFEGAVSSQKLMIYSVPNQIKYSGHNDDFTVQVKQNGGVWRDLFEYNVKVDLDNPQDASMVTFDFEGSVEVRVKKNNGKVREVKIRPSSLGIKHEVIGNDIFFRLDKPVKLSIEINGDRLHNLHLFANPVLKDIPQQNDPNIIYFGPGYHKPGDQPGNVYHIPSGKTVYLDGGAVVNGKFLIDRAKDVKIMGHGIVWHPERGVEIRYSENVYIDGPVFINPSHYTVYGGQVDGLTIENIKSFSCRGWSDGIDLMSCSNVNINDVFLRNSDDCIALYGHRWQFYGSARNIVVKNSVLWADVAHPTNMGLHGNAKAGGDSIENVTFTNLDILEHDEDDPNYQGCFAISNTDNNLVRNITYRNIRIEGIQEGQLFNFRTLYNEKYSGAPGRNVEGVLLENISYTGGFVNPSTIGGYSNERKVDGVRFKNVTINGEPFSLDSRDHVHLKEFISDIKVK, encoded by the coding sequence ATGAATTTATTTCGTTTTTTACAGGGATTAATAATAGTTCTATTCTTTGAAGGCGCTGTTTCTAGTCAGAAATTAATGATTTACTCAGTTCCCAATCAAATAAAATATAGTGGTCATAATGATGACTTTACTGTTCAGGTCAAGCAGAATGGGGGAGTATGGAGGGATTTATTTGAGTATAACGTTAAAGTAGATCTCGACAATCCACAGGATGCATCCATGGTGACTTTCGATTTTGAAGGTTCAGTGGAGGTGCGCGTAAAAAAGAACAATGGAAAAGTAAGGGAGGTGAAAATAAGACCTTCATCATTGGGGATTAAACATGAGGTTATTGGCAATGATATCTTTTTTAGGCTGGACAAACCGGTCAAGCTTTCCATTGAGATCAATGGGGATAGGTTGCACAACCTTCATTTATTTGCCAATCCTGTATTAAAAGATATTCCTCAACAGAACGATCCCAATATAATCTATTTTGGTCCGGGATACCATAAGCCCGGCGACCAGCCAGGTAATGTTTATCATATACCATCTGGAAAAACAGTCTATTTAGATGGAGGGGCTGTGGTTAATGGTAAGTTTTTAATAGATAGGGCAAAAGATGTTAAGATTATGGGACATGGTATTGTCTGGCATCCGGAAAGAGGTGTTGAAATCCGATACTCAGAAAATGTATATATCGACGGACCTGTTTTTATAAATCCTTCACATTATACTGTTTATGGGGGACAAGTAGATGGTTTGACTATCGAAAATATTAAATCGTTCAGTTGCCGGGGATGGTCTGATGGCATCGACCTGATGTCTTGCTCTAATGTAAATATAAATGATGTGTTTCTGAGGAATTCAGATGATTGTATTGCTTTGTATGGACACAGGTGGCAGTTTTATGGGAGTGCCAGGAATATTGTAGTGAAGAACTCAGTATTATGGGCAGATGTTGCGCATCCAACCAATATGGGTTTACATGGGAATGCAAAAGCAGGAGGTGATAGCATCGAAAATGTGACATTTACCAATTTAGATATTTTGGAACACGATGAAGATGACCCTAACTACCAGGGCTGTTTTGCTATCAGCAATACCGATAATAACCTGGTCAGAAATATTACTTACAGGAATATTCGTATTGAGGGTATACAAGAAGGGCAGTTGTTCAATTTCAGGACTTTGTACAATGAAAAATACAGTGGGGCACCTGGAAGAAATGTAGAGGGTGTTTTGTTGGAAAATATCAGTTATACCGGCGGTTTTGTTAACCCGTCTACTATTGGTGGATATAGCAATGAAAGAAAGGTTGATGGAGTAAGGTTTAAAAACGTAACCATCAATGGGGAACCATTTTCATTAGATAGTAGGGATCATGTTCATTTAAAAGAATTTATTTCAGACATTAAGGTAAAATAA
- a CDS encoding glycoside hydrolase family 43 protein has translation MKNFIVLVWFVLGASLCGCSNSNKTKKITYTKDSDHYISEVWISDNGDGTYKNPILYADYSDPDVVRVGDDYYLTASSFNCSPGLPILHSNDLVNWDIVNYALPHVDYKEVFDVPQHGKGVWAPSIRYHNNEFYIYWGDPDWGIYMVKTKDPFGKWSKPLLVQGAKGMIDPSPLWDENGKVYLVTGWAGSRANINSVLTIWEMNEEGTKIISAGKHVFDGHENHHTVEGPKLYKKGGYYYIFCPAGGVETGWQLILRSKDIYGPYEEKVVMHQGSTNINGPHQGSWVETQTGESWFLHFQDKKAYGRVLHMNPVSWIDNWPMMGEDINNDGIGEPVSSYQKPNVGETYPINTPKESDEFINGKLGMQWQWAANHSIKWMVHLPDQDYLRLLNYPKPEPSTSLWMVPNLLMQKFPAPEFVATTKVKLTTEWDVWQGKKAGLTVMGDDYAYLAMSKDEEGYKLELFKGNMIDKYSANEEMETAVRIKSNEAYLRVEVKEGGLCQFYYSEDGKKYHPIGTAHTATPELWIGAKVGIFALMEPGIRVGGYADFYWFRITK, from the coding sequence ATGAAGAATTTTATTGTATTAGTTTGGTTTGTGTTAGGAGCATCTCTTTGTGGATGTTCCAATTCAAATAAAACAAAAAAAATAACTTATACGAAAGATTCAGACCATTATATATCAGAGGTCTGGATATCTGATAATGGAGATGGAACATATAAAAATCCCATTCTTTATGCAGATTATTCAGATCCTGATGTAGTAAGAGTAGGAGATGATTACTATTTAACTGCATCCAGTTTTAATTGTAGTCCGGGATTACCTATTCTTCATTCTAATGATTTGGTAAATTGGGATATCGTTAATTATGCCTTGCCTCATGTGGATTATAAAGAGGTGTTTGATGTTCCTCAACACGGAAAAGGCGTTTGGGCACCTTCCATAAGATATCATAATAATGAATTTTATATTTATTGGGGAGATCCGGATTGGGGCATTTATATGGTGAAAACCAAAGATCCTTTTGGCAAATGGAGTAAACCTTTGTTGGTTCAAGGAGCTAAAGGTATGATTGATCCTAGCCCTCTCTGGGATGAAAATGGTAAAGTATATCTGGTAACAGGTTGGGCAGGGAGCAGAGCTAACATAAATAGTGTTCTAACCATATGGGAAATGAATGAAGAGGGCACGAAGATTATTTCAGCGGGAAAACATGTATTTGATGGACATGAAAATCATCATACTGTTGAAGGACCTAAACTCTACAAGAAGGGAGGATACTACTATATTTTCTGTCCGGCAGGTGGAGTTGAAACTGGATGGCAATTGATTCTTCGATCAAAAGATATTTATGGGCCTTATGAAGAAAAAGTTGTAATGCACCAAGGAAGCACAAATATAAATGGACCACATCAAGGATCATGGGTTGAAACACAAACAGGAGAATCATGGTTTCTGCATTTTCAGGATAAAAAAGCTTATGGTCGTGTTCTGCATATGAATCCGGTTAGTTGGATTGATAATTGGCCAATGATGGGAGAGGATATAAATAATGATGGTATTGGAGAACCGGTTTCGAGTTATCAAAAACCAAATGTGGGTGAAACATATCCAATAAATACACCTAAAGAAAGTGATGAGTTTATTAATGGGAAATTAGGAATGCAATGGCAGTGGGCTGCGAATCATTCTATTAAATGGATGGTGCATTTACCCGATCAGGATTACCTACGATTGTTAAATTATCCAAAGCCCGAACCTTCAACTTCTTTATGGATGGTTCCAAATTTATTAATGCAGAAATTTCCAGCACCAGAGTTTGTGGCAACAACTAAAGTTAAGCTAACAACAGAGTGGGATGTTTGGCAAGGCAAAAAAGCAGGACTAACTGTAATGGGAGATGATTATGCCTATTTAGCAATGAGTAAAGATGAAGAAGGGTATAAACTTGAATTATTCAAAGGGAATATGATTGATAAATATAGTGCGAATGAAGAAATGGAGACTGCTGTGCGAATTAAAAGTAACGAAGCATATTTAAGAGTAGAAGTAAAAGAAGGAGGTCTTTGTCAGTTTTATTACAGTGAGGATGGAAAAAAATATCATCCCATAGGAACAGCTCATACAGCAACTCCTGAGTTATGGATTGGTGCTAAGGTTGGAATATTTGCATTGATGGAACCTGGTATCAGAGTTGGAGGTTACGCTGATTTTTATTGGTTTAGAATTACAAAATAA